The following proteins are co-located in the Salvelinus namaycush isolate Seneca chromosome 33, SaNama_1.0, whole genome shotgun sequence genome:
- the LOC120027731 gene encoding translocon-associated protein subunit alpha-like isoform X1, producing MMTFLPKLLLLVLLAFPATIIMKGPLVAAQDATEDEEAADEDAVDDDVNAEDEDDEAEVEDDENTELTEEKEEEEEAVGGDVKASPNADTTILFVKGDDFPANDIVKFLMGFTNKGSDNFVVESLDASFRYPQDFQFYIQNFTALQLGIVVPAGRQATFEYSFIPAEPMGGRPFGLVINLNYKDSNGNLFQDAVFNQTVTITEREDGLDGETIFMYVFLSGLGLLVVVGLHQLLESRKRRRPAAKVEMGTSSHNDVDMSWIPQETLNQIMQSRRDKASPRRSPRKRTQKRSAGSDE from the exons ATGATGACATTTCTACCTAAACTGCTTTTGCTAGTATTACTAGCTTTCCCGGCAACGATTATCATGAAAG GGCCATTGGTGGCAGCTCAGGATGCTACTGAGGACGAGGAGGCAGCTGATGAAGATGCTGTGGATGATGACGTGAACGCAGAGGATGAGGATGACGAGGCCGAAGTTGAAGATGATGAAAATACGGAATTG ACGGaagaaaaagaggaagaggaggaagccgTAGGAGGAGATGTGAAAGCCTCCCCCAATGCTGACACCACCATCCTCTTCGTCAAGGGAGATG ACTTCCCAGCTAACGACATTGTGAAGTTCCTGATGGGCTTCACCAACAAAGGCAGCGACAACTTTGTGGTGGAGTCGCTGGACGCATCCTTCCGCTACCCGCAGGACTTCCAGTTTTACATCCAGAACTTCACAGCCCTGCAGCTGGGAATAGTGGTGCCTGCCGGGCGCCAGGCCACATTTGAGTACTCTTTCATCCCCGCCGAGCCCATGGGTGGGCGCCCCTTCGGCCTGGTTATCAACCTCAACTACAAGGACAGCAAC GGTAACTTGTTCCAGGATGCTGTGTTCAACCAGACTGTGaccatcacagagagagaggacggactGGACGGAGAGAC GATCTTCATGTATGTGTTCCTGTCTGGTTTGGGTCTGCTGGTGGTGGTAGGCCTTCATCAGCTGCTAGAGTCCAGAAAG AGGAGGCGGCCAGCTGCCAAGGTGGAGATGGGCACTTCTAGCCACAACGATGTGGACATGAGCTGGATTCCCCAGGAGACCCTTAACCAGATCA TGCAGAGTCGGCGAG ACAAGGCTTCCCCCAGACGATCTCCCCGCAAGCGGACACAGAAGCGCTCTGCTGGTTCGGACGAGTGA
- the LOC120027731 gene encoding translocon-associated protein subunit alpha-like isoform X2 yields the protein MMTFLPKLLLLVLLAFPATIIMKGPLVAAQDATEDEEAADEDAVDDDVNAEDEDDEAEVEDDENTELTEEKEEEEEAVGGDVKASPNADTTILFVKGDDFPANDIVKFLMGFTNKGSDNFVVESLDASFRYPQDFQFYIQNFTALQLGIVVPAGRQATFEYSFIPAEPMGGRPFGLVINLNYKDSNGNLFQDAVFNQTVTITEREDGLDGETIFMYVFLSGLGLLVVVGLHQLLESRKRRRPAAKVEMGTSSHNDVDMSWIPQETLNQINKASPRRSPRKRTQKRSAGSDE from the exons ATGATGACATTTCTACCTAAACTGCTTTTGCTAGTATTACTAGCTTTCCCGGCAACGATTATCATGAAAG GGCCATTGGTGGCAGCTCAGGATGCTACTGAGGACGAGGAGGCAGCTGATGAAGATGCTGTGGATGATGACGTGAACGCAGAGGATGAGGATGACGAGGCCGAAGTTGAAGATGATGAAAATACGGAATTG ACGGaagaaaaagaggaagaggaggaagccgTAGGAGGAGATGTGAAAGCCTCCCCCAATGCTGACACCACCATCCTCTTCGTCAAGGGAGATG ACTTCCCAGCTAACGACATTGTGAAGTTCCTGATGGGCTTCACCAACAAAGGCAGCGACAACTTTGTGGTGGAGTCGCTGGACGCATCCTTCCGCTACCCGCAGGACTTCCAGTTTTACATCCAGAACTTCACAGCCCTGCAGCTGGGAATAGTGGTGCCTGCCGGGCGCCAGGCCACATTTGAGTACTCTTTCATCCCCGCCGAGCCCATGGGTGGGCGCCCCTTCGGCCTGGTTATCAACCTCAACTACAAGGACAGCAAC GGTAACTTGTTCCAGGATGCTGTGTTCAACCAGACTGTGaccatcacagagagagaggacggactGGACGGAGAGAC GATCTTCATGTATGTGTTCCTGTCTGGTTTGGGTCTGCTGGTGGTGGTAGGCCTTCATCAGCTGCTAGAGTCCAGAAAG AGGAGGCGGCCAGCTGCCAAGGTGGAGATGGGCACTTCTAGCCACAACGATGTGGACATGAGCTGGATTCCCCAGGAGACCCTTAACCAGATCA ACAAGGCTTCCCCCAGACGATCTCCCCGCAAGCGGACACAGAAGCGCTCTGCTGGTTCGGACGAGTGA